In a genomic window of Actinomycetota bacterium:
- a CDS encoding HNH endonuclease, which produces AEGCDAPPAWCDVMHLGAPHAQGGRLTLHTAGLGCRYHHCRYDHHTWQVTWTHQRPTLHPPGSRTGPDP; this is translated from the coding sequence TCGCCGAAGGCTGCGACGCCCCACCGGCCTGGTGTGACGTGATGCACCTGGGCGCCCCCCACGCCCAAGGCGGGCGCCTGACGCTGCACACCGCCGGGCTGGGATGCCGCTACCACCACTGCCGCTACGACCACCACACATGGCAGGTCACCTGGACCCACCAGCGCCCCACCCTGCACCCACCTGGATCCCGCACCGGCCCCGACCCGTGA